Proteins found in one Rhodobacteraceae bacterium D3-12 genomic segment:
- a CDS encoding CDP-alcohol phosphatidyltransferase family protein produces MSDPDTPPGKRAPLRAVQLLPNLLTLGALCAGLSAIRFAVHGNLTLAVALIALAALLDGLDGAMARLLKSESAMGAELDSLADFLNFGVAPALMLYLWALPDSRSGGWIAALIYAICCALRLARYNVGDKAAAGKKSAWFQGVPAPGAALLALLPLVMFQVMPGVVTPILPFFTGLWLVIVGLLMIARNPTPSFKLLRISRDKAPFFMVALMGIAATAFTWPWPVLLVAQIAYLFILARFALKPPQLIAKDND; encoded by the coding sequence GTGTCTGATCCCGACACCCCTCCCGGCAAACGCGCGCCCCTGCGCGCGGTGCAGCTGTTGCCAAACCTGCTCACCCTTGGCGCGCTCTGTGCCGGGCTTTCGGCGATCCGTTTTGCCGTGCATGGCAACCTCACTCTTGCGGTGGCCCTCATCGCTCTGGCGGCTCTGCTTGACGGGCTCGACGGCGCCATGGCGCGCCTCCTCAAGAGCGAAAGCGCCATGGGCGCCGAACTCGACAGCCTCGCGGATTTCCTCAATTTCGGCGTCGCCCCCGCGCTCATGCTCTATCTCTGGGCCTTGCCCGACAGCCGCAGCGGCGGTTGGATTGCGGCGCTGATCTATGCTATCTGCTGCGCTTTGCGCCTTGCGCGCTACAATGTCGGGGACAAGGCCGCAGCTGGCAAGAAATCCGCGTGGTTCCAAGGGGTTCCCGCACCGGGCGCGGCCCTTCTGGCGTTGCTCCCTCTGGTCATGTTCCAAGTCATGCCGGGCGTTGTCACCCCCATCCTGCCGTTCTTTACCGGCCTCTGGCTGGTGATCGTGGGCCTGCTGATGATCGCGCGCAATCCGACACCCTCCTTCAAACTCCTTCGTATTTCCCGTGACAAGGCACCGTTCTTTATGGTCGCCCTCATGGGCATCGCCGCGACAGCCTTCACTTGGCCTTGGCCGGTGCTTCTGGTCGCTCAAATTGCCTATCTTTTCATTCTGGCCCGCTTCGCGCTGAAGCCGCCGCAATTAATTGCCAAGGACAATGACTAA
- the purD gene encoding phosphoribosylamine--glycine ligase, translating to MNILILGSGGREHALAWAVMQNPKCDKLFVAPGNAGIAGIAECASVDIMKGGAVAAFAEENAIDFVIVGPEAPLAEGVADRLREAGIKVFGPSAEAAQLEASKKFTKEICDAADVPQAGWVSFIGASGAHAYIEAVGAPIVVKADGLAAGKGVVVAMDEQTAKDAVDEMFAGAFGEAGAEIVIEDFMTGEEASFFVLCDGEDALPIGTAQDHKRVGEGDTGPNTGGMGAYSPAPVMSDAVVQKTMDEIVRPTLREMVKRGTPYQGVLFVGLMIEDGQPRLVEYNVRFGDPECQVLMMRLGAQAFDLIQAAAEGRLDECAVNWADDHAMTVVMAAEGYPGSYDKGSVIKGLDACPADSAHMVFHAGTAQKDGQFVANGGRVLNITARGATLQEARDRAYDMVDRIDWPEGFCRRDIGWRAL from the coding sequence ATGAACATTCTTATCCTCGGCAGCGGCGGGCGCGAACATGCGTTGGCCTGGGCAGTGATGCAGAACCCGAAATGCGACAAGCTGTTCGTGGCACCGGGCAATGCCGGGATTGCCGGGATCGCGGAATGCGCCAGCGTCGATATAATGAAGGGCGGCGCCGTGGCGGCGTTCGCCGAGGAAAACGCGATTGATTTCGTGATCGTCGGGCCGGAGGCGCCATTGGCCGAAGGGGTTGCGGACCGTCTGCGCGAGGCCGGGATCAAGGTGTTCGGGCCCTCTGCCGAGGCGGCGCAATTGGAAGCGTCAAAGAAATTCACCAAGGAAATATGCGACGCGGCGGATGTGCCGCAGGCCGGGTGGGTGTCATTCATCGGGGCATCGGGCGCGCATGCCTATATCGAGGCCGTGGGCGCACCGATCGTGGTGAAGGCTGACGGGCTGGCCGCTGGCAAGGGTGTTGTCGTCGCGATGGACGAACAAACCGCCAAGGACGCCGTGGACGAGATGTTTGCCGGGGCCTTTGGAGAGGCCGGTGCGGAGATCGTCATCGAGGATTTCATGACCGGCGAGGAGGCGTCGTTCTTTGTGTTGTGCGACGGCGAGGATGCGCTGCCCATCGGCACGGCGCAGGACCACAAGCGCGTTGGCGAAGGCGACACCGGGCCGAACACCGGCGGGATGGGGGCCTATTCGCCTGCGCCGGTGATGAGCGATGCCGTTGTGCAAAAGACGATGGACGAGATCGTACGCCCGACGCTGCGCGAAATGGTCAAGCGCGGGACGCCCTATCAGGGCGTGCTGTTTGTTGGATTGATGATCGAGGACGGACAGCCCCGGCTGGTGGAATATAACGTGCGTTTCGGAGACCCGGAGTGTCAGGTTCTGATGATGCGGCTGGGCGCGCAGGCGTTTGATTTGATTCAGGCCGCCGCCGAGGGACGGCTGGATGAATGCGCCGTGAACTGGGCCGATGATCATGCAATGACGGTGGTTATGGCCGCCGAGGGCTATCCCGGAAGCTATGACAAAGGCAGTGTGATCAAAGGTCTGGACGCCTGCCCCGCGGACAGCGCGCATATGGTGTTTCATGCAGGCACGGCCCAGAAGGACGGCCAGTTCGTGGCCAATGGCGGACGGGTTTTGAACATCACAGCGCGCGGTGCAACTTTGCAGGAAGCGCGCGACCGGGCCTATGACATGGTCGACCGGATTGATTGGCCCGAAGGGTTTTGCCGCCGCGATATCGGCTGGCGCGCGCTTTAG
- a CDS encoding HAD-IA family hydrolase has translation MQSIKALTFDTGGTLLDWHSGFRDAFGAAGARHGVTRDWPQLANELRHRALGAMINLGENGPPAYNFDQAHRFTLDTLLTEHDLDMFDEADRHAIAWDAPHAFKCWPDCAEGLSAIRQRYIVASFTILSYRLIIDTARANGLTWDAVLSCEGFGVYKILPEAYAKAAKALQLEPHECLMVACHAHDLDAARAVGFRTALVRRPEEWGPEAYRPEPVRSALETTYDYDITVDDFIELSKALQ, from the coding sequence ATGCAGTCAATCAAGGCACTTACATTTGATACCGGCGGAACGCTGCTTGACTGGCACAGCGGGTTTCGTGACGCTTTCGGTGCCGCGGGTGCGCGGCACGGCGTTACGCGTGACTGGCCGCAGCTTGCCAATGAACTGCGCCATCGTGCGCTCGGCGCGATGATCAACCTCGGCGAAAACGGGCCGCCCGCCTATAATTTCGACCAAGCCCATAGGTTTACACTCGACACGCTCCTGACCGAACATGACCTCGACATGTTCGACGAGGCCGACCGCCACGCCATCGCTTGGGACGCGCCGCATGCCTTCAAATGCTGGCCCGATTGCGCCGAGGGCCTCTCTGCGATCCGGCAGCGGTATATCGTCGCCTCGTTTACGATCCTCAGCTATCGGCTGATCATTGATACCGCTCGCGCCAACGGGCTGACGTGGGATGCGGTGCTGTCTTGCGAAGGCTTCGGCGTTTATAAAATCCTGCCCGAGGCTTACGCAAAAGCCGCCAAAGCCCTCCAGCTTGAGCCACATGAATGCCTCATGGTCGCCTGTCACGCGCATGACCTTGACGCGGCCCGCGCGGTTGGGTTTCGAACGGCTCTGGTGCGACGCCCAGAGGAATGGGGCCCCGAAGCCTATCGCCCTGAGCCGGTCCGCTCGGCGCTTGAGACCACATATGACTATGATATCACCGTTGATGATTTCATCGAACTGTCCAAGGCGCTGCAATAA
- the xseA gene encoding exodeoxyribonuclease VII large subunit: MSDLIDDPTPGNNDPEFTVSEISGAIKRVIEGEFAHVRIRGEVGRVSRPRSGHLYLDLKDDKSVINGVIWKGVATRLAVQPEEGMEVVATGRLTTFGGQSRYQIVIEDIKPAGVGALMAMLEKRKAALAAEGLFAPERKQKIPYLPGIIGVVTSPSGAVIRDILHRLRDRFPRKVLLWPVAVQGDKCAPEVARAIAGFNALEPGGRIPRPDLLIVARGGGSLEDLWGFNEEIVARAVAASHIPLISAVGHETDTTLIDYVSDRRAPTPTAAAEMAVPVRLDLLTWVEAQGARMAQALGQGVAARAQRLRDLARALPRADTLLDTPRQRLDRASDRLPSALIAGVRTREVSLHKASGSLKKEMLHRLVERDTRRLQNAVSRLNLKTLKRENAQRQQNLAAMSRRLSRAGEHQIADWRSKLDTLSRLRDTLGYEETLKRGYAVVRSGDTVVTSKKAAEKSAPTEIQFADGRLTLGASPAPAQKPAAKPAKPTKPTPQKGPAKGSDQGSLF, translated from the coding sequence ATGTCCGACCTGATCGACGATCCCACCCCCGGTAACAACGACCCGGAATTCACCGTTTCCGAAATTTCCGGCGCGATCAAACGCGTGATCGAGGGGGAGTTCGCGCATGTCCGCATCCGGGGTGAGGTCGGGCGCGTGTCGCGGCCCCGTTCTGGCCACCTCTACCTCGATCTCAAGGATGATAAATCGGTCATCAACGGGGTCATCTGGAAAGGCGTCGCCACCCGGCTCGCTGTTCAGCCAGAAGAAGGCATGGAGGTGGTCGCCACGGGCCGTCTCACCACCTTCGGCGGGCAATCGCGCTATCAGATTGTGATCGAAGACATCAAACCCGCCGGTGTCGGCGCGCTTATGGCGATGCTCGAAAAACGCAAGGCGGCACTTGCGGCAGAGGGGCTGTTTGCGCCTGAGCGGAAACAGAAGATCCCCTATCTTCCGGGCATCATCGGCGTCGTCACCTCGCCGTCCGGGGCGGTGATCCGTGACATTCTGCACCGCTTGCGGGATCGGTTCCCGCGCAAGGTGCTGCTCTGGCCCGTCGCGGTTCAGGGCGACAAATGCGCGCCCGAAGTGGCCCGCGCCATCGCCGGGTTCAACGCGCTGGAACCGGGCGGGCGCATTCCGCGCCCCGATCTGCTGATCGTCGCGCGTGGCGGTGGCTCACTCGAAGACCTCTGGGGGTTTAACGAGGAAATCGTCGCCCGCGCCGTTGCCGCCTCGCATATCCCGCTGATCTCTGCGGTCGGGCATGAAACGGACACGACCCTGATCGACTATGTGTCGGACCGGCGCGCACCGACGCCCACCGCCGCTGCCGAAATGGCGGTGCCGGTGCGCCTCGATCTGCTCACATGGGTCGAAGCACAGGGCGCGCGCATGGCCCAGGCCTTGGGGCAGGGGGTCGCCGCCCGCGCGCAACGCCTGCGTGATCTCGCACGTGCCTTGCCGCGCGCCGATACCTTGCTCGACACGCCGCGCCAACGGCTTGACCGTGCCTCCGACCGGCTGCCCTCGGCGCTCATTGCTGGCGTGCGCACCCGCGAGGTGTCTCTGCACAAGGCCTCCGGTTCGCTCAAGAAAGAGATGCTCCACCGCCTTGTCGAGCGCGACACCCGGCGCCTGCAAAACGCGGTTTCGCGGCTGAACCTCAAGACCCTGAAACGCGAAAATGCACAGCGGCAGCAAAACCTTGCCGCCATGTCCCGCCGCCTGTCCCGCGCCGGAGAGCATCAAATCGCTGATTGGCGTAGCAAGCTCGACACGCTCTCGCGTCTGCGCGACACCTTGGGCTACGAAGAAACGCTCAAACGTGGCTACGCCGTGGTGCGCTCAGGCGACACAGTCGTGACCTCCAAAAAAGCCGCCGAAAAATCCGCCCCAACCGAGATTCAATTCGCCGATGGCCGCCTGACACTCGGCGCGTCCCCGGCTCCGGCTCAAAAACCAGCTGCCAAGCCCGCCAAACCCACCAAGCCAACGCCGCAAAAGGGGCCGGCCAAGGGATCGGATCAAGGGTCTTTGTTCTAA
- a CDS encoding alkane 1-monooxygenase, translating into MSLFALATVLPVVLIAGGVIVGGFWPLAGLLYMTVFTAVLDRFVPRLLPEMPEGAEFPTGKGFSTLLGLGHFGLLAVVIAAMNGEMAATGKVVTVLAAGLWFGQVSHPNAHELIHRSERYARALGRLAYSTIGFGHHASAHLLVHHVHVGTDADPNSAAKGTGFYRFATKAWKASFIAGLKAENARAARAQRKRSVWQNPYVGYIATPVLVVIMAASVAGAWGVGGYLALCLYAQMQILLADYVQHYGLRRAMRENGKPEPVTDAHSWNSPHWFSSALMVNAPRHSDHHLHPTRPYPGLRLREAMPMMPYSLPVMAVLALFPPIWRKMMARELRRLPVGGGSA; encoded by the coding sequence GACCGTGTTCACCGCCGTTCTGGACCGGTTCGTGCCGCGCCTTCTGCCGGAGATGCCGGAGGGGGCGGAGTTTCCGACGGGCAAAGGGTTTTCAACCCTGCTTGGTCTTGGGCATTTCGGCCTGCTGGCCGTGGTGATTGCAGCCATGAACGGCGAGATGGCGGCCACGGGCAAGGTTGTGACGGTGCTGGCGGCGGGGCTTTGGTTTGGGCAGGTTTCGCATCCGAATGCGCATGAGTTGATCCACCGCAGCGAAAGATACGCGCGCGCCTTGGGGCGTCTGGCCTATAGCACGATCGGGTTCGGGCATCATGCCTCGGCGCATTTATTGGTGCATCATGTGCATGTGGGCACGGATGCGGACCCCAATTCAGCCGCCAAGGGTACAGGGTTTTATCGTTTTGCTACAAAGGCTTGGAAAGCGTCTTTTATAGCCGGGTTGAAGGCGGAAAATGCGCGCGCCGCGCGGGCGCAGAGAAAACGGAGCGTGTGGCAGAACCCCTACGTGGGCTATATCGCGACGCCGGTTTTGGTGGTGATCATGGCCGCGAGTGTGGCCGGGGCGTGGGGCGTTGGTGGCTACCTTGCGCTGTGCCTTTATGCGCAGATGCAGATCCTTCTGGCCGATTATGTGCAGCATTACGGATTGCGCCGGGCGATGCGCGAGAACGGCAAACCCGAACCGGTGACGGACGCGCATAGCTGGAACTCGCCTCATTGGTTTTCCTCGGCTTTGATGGTCAATGCGCCGCGCCATTCGGACCATCATTTGCACCCGACGCGGCCCTATCCGGGGTTGCGCCTGCGCGAGGCGATGCCGATGATGCCGTATTCATTGCCGGTGATGGCCGTTTTAGCGCTTTTTCCACCGATCTGGCGCAAGATGATGGCACGTGAGTTGCGCCGCTTGCCCGTTGGGGGTGGTTCGGCGTAG